The Collimonas fungivorans Ter331 genome has a segment encoding these proteins:
- a CDS encoding TetR/AcrR family transcriptional regulator: MMIVMPMKSIHPNAKRATQSRKEATHDRIVEVAARAIRRSGYAGTGVADIMKEAGLTHGGFYAHFASRETLLAEAADSAGADAVSMSADIAAAAAPGQSLQAVMRAYLSQPHLEDVENGCPVAALGSEMHRQAPEVRHAATRHIKEMIDVVARQLPDWGTPGAHEQAMFMVSSMVGTMVMARAVDDPRLSAALREAALKHFSEVGK; encoded by the coding sequence ATGATGATCGTCATGCCGATGAAATCAATCCATCCAAACGCCAAGCGTGCCACTCAGAGCCGCAAGGAAGCAACGCACGACCGTATCGTAGAGGTGGCCGCGCGCGCGATCCGGCGCAGCGGTTATGCCGGCACCGGGGTGGCGGATATCATGAAGGAAGCGGGGCTCACGCACGGCGGTTTTTACGCGCACTTCGCCTCGCGTGAGACGCTGCTGGCCGAGGCGGCCGACAGCGCCGGCGCTGATGCGGTGAGCATGTCGGCTGACATCGCCGCTGCCGCAGCGCCGGGGCAGTCCTTGCAGGCGGTGATGCGGGCCTACTTGTCGCAGCCGCACCTGGAAGACGTTGAGAATGGCTGTCCGGTGGCCGCGCTTGGCTCCGAGATGCATCGCCAGGCGCCGGAAGTGCGGCATGCGGCTACGCGTCACATCAAGGAGATGATCGATGTGGTGGCCCGCCAGCTGCCTGACTGGGGAACGCCCGGTGCGCACGAGCAGGCCATGTTCATGGTCAGTTCGATGGTCGGCACGATGGTGATGGCGCGCGCGGTCGACGATCCCAGGCTGTCCGCGGCGTTGCGCGAAGCGGCGCTCAAGCATTTTTCAGAGGTTGGCAAGTAA